In one window of Cupriavidus necator N-1 DNA:
- a CDS encoding glutamine amidotransferase: protein MATRTTHVIQHVAFEHAGVIGNALRARGHTLQVFQAGVDDLAPIADNPADLLLILGGPIGVYETDAYPWLEAEIALIRQRLAAGGKMIGVCLGAQLIARAAGARVYAGTREIGWAPILPTPAGQDSALAELASAHWEVLHWHGDTFELPPGAQLLASTAAVQNQAYAIGNQVLALQFHPEVMPRDIEAWLIGHTVELAKAGVDPRTIRARTAEVGATVAAAGERMFARWLEEAGL from the coding sequence ATGGCAACGCGTACCACTCATGTGATCCAGCACGTCGCATTCGAACATGCGGGCGTGATCGGCAATGCCTTGCGCGCGCGCGGGCACACGTTGCAGGTGTTTCAGGCCGGTGTCGATGACCTGGCACCCATCGCGGATAATCCGGCCGACCTGCTGCTGATCCTCGGCGGCCCCATCGGTGTCTATGAAACCGATGCCTATCCCTGGCTGGAGGCCGAGATCGCCCTGATCCGCCAACGCCTGGCGGCTGGCGGCAAGATGATCGGGGTTTGCCTGGGCGCGCAGCTGATCGCGCGTGCTGCCGGCGCGCGGGTCTACGCGGGCACGCGCGAGATCGGCTGGGCGCCGATTTTGCCCACGCCGGCGGGACAGGATTCCGCGCTGGCCGAACTGGCCAGCGCCCACTGGGAGGTGCTGCACTGGCATGGCGATACCTTCGAGCTGCCTCCCGGCGCGCAACTGCTGGCGTCCACCGCCGCGGTACAGAACCAGGCCTATGCCATCGGCAACCAGGTGCTGGCGCTGCAATTCCACCCCGAGGTCATGCCGCGCGATATCGAGGCCTGGCTGATCGGCCATACCGTCGAGCTGGCCAAGGCCGGCGTCGATCCGCGCACCATCCGCGCGCGTACTGCCGAAGTCGGCGCCACCGTGGCGGCCGCGGGCGAGCGCATGTTCGCGCGCTGGCTGGAGGAAGCCGGGCTATGA
- a CDS encoding penicillin acylase family protein yields the protein MRWFGRLARFVVGLLVLAVAGAVGALVWYRHAAQPPASGQEALAGLRGQVAVVRDGHGVPHIRAASKADAWFALGYVHAQDRLWQMQMNKRVVAGRLAEILGPSALDTDKFLRTLGVRRNAEAILAQASPETRAALQAYADGVNAWIDHRKGPLPPEFLLLRAQPERWEPADTLGWQTMMAWDLGGNWTQETLRMRLAQVLPVARISELLAPYPGEQPVRTMDYGHLYKQLAPLANAMASVGDKAPPGYVEGMGSNNWVVSGAHTQSGKPMLANDPHLGLQAPALWYFARMTAPGLDVTGATLPGMPLVVLGHNDRIAWGLTNTAPDVQDLYIERLRPGNDTQYQTPDGWAAFETRTETIRVKGAPDVVLKVRATRHGPVISDVAEPLSAAAGPLGAQYVVAFQWTALRPDDRTFQAGLRMNEARDWAGFTAALRDFHSPQQNIVYADVDGNIGFYAPGRVPLRRADNDLKGLAPAPGWDARYDWTGFIPFEALPHRYNPADGVIVTANQRIVAPDYPYFITSEWTVPYRFDRIQSLLAATPRHSFDSFAAIQKDVVSLAVRDALPLLLAAPVGRDAARPERERALLEALRKWDGTMDPARAEPLVVTAWLRELSRRLFEEKAGEAIFVRLWEQRNVQQPMLNILRDPRTLGAFWCDRQHTRPAETCDDAIADAWTQAMADLSRRYGDDAARWRWGEAHTARSEHKPFGKIAHLSPLFNLRVPTGGDTYTVNVGRHNLRDDKAPFENTHAASVRALYDLANLEASRFMDSTGQSGNALLPRYRDWTGKWAAVEYVTIPPVPSLPQQAAPDTLILVPAAKK from the coding sequence ATGCGCTGGTTTGGTCGGCTGGCCAGGTTTGTGGTGGGGCTGCTGGTGCTGGCGGTGGCCGGCGCCGTCGGGGCCCTGGTCTGGTATCGCCATGCGGCCCAGCCGCCGGCTTCCGGCCAGGAAGCGCTGGCGGGTTTGCGCGGCCAGGTCGCGGTCGTGCGCGACGGCCATGGCGTGCCGCATATCCGCGCCGCCAGCAAGGCGGACGCCTGGTTTGCGCTGGGCTACGTCCATGCCCAGGACCGGCTGTGGCAGATGCAGATGAACAAGCGCGTCGTGGCAGGCCGGCTCGCGGAGATCCTGGGGCCGTCCGCGCTCGATACCGACAAGTTCCTGCGAACGCTGGGCGTGCGGCGCAATGCCGAGGCCATCCTGGCGCAGGCCTCGCCCGAGACCCGTGCCGCGTTGCAGGCCTATGCCGACGGCGTCAATGCCTGGATCGACCATCGCAAGGGCCCGCTGCCGCCTGAATTCCTGCTGCTGCGCGCGCAGCCCGAGCGCTGGGAGCCGGCCGATACGCTGGGCTGGCAGACCATGATGGCCTGGGACCTGGGCGGCAACTGGACCCAGGAAACCCTGCGCATGCGGCTGGCGCAAGTGCTGCCGGTGGCCCGCATCAGCGAGTTGCTGGCGCCGTATCCGGGCGAGCAGCCGGTGCGCACCATGGATTACGGCCACCTTTACAAGCAACTGGCACCGCTGGCGAATGCCATGGCCAGCGTCGGCGACAAGGCGCCGCCGGGTTATGTCGAGGGCATGGGCTCGAACAACTGGGTGGTGTCGGGCGCGCATACGCAATCGGGCAAGCCGATGCTGGCCAATGACCCGCACCTGGGGCTGCAGGCGCCCGCGCTGTGGTACTTCGCCAGGATGACGGCGCCCGGCCTGGACGTGACCGGCGCCACGCTGCCCGGCATGCCGCTGGTGGTGCTGGGCCACAACGACCGCATCGCCTGGGGGCTGACCAATACCGCGCCCGACGTGCAGGACCTGTATATCGAACGGCTGCGCCCCGGCAACGACACGCAGTACCAGACCCCGGACGGCTGGGCTGCATTCGAGACCCGCACCGAGACCATCCGCGTCAAGGGCGCCCCGGACGTGGTGCTGAAGGTCCGCGCCACGCGCCACGGCCCGGTGATTTCCGATGTGGCCGAGCCGCTTTCGGCTGCCGCAGGACCGCTGGGCGCACAGTATGTGGTGGCCTTCCAGTGGACCGCGCTGCGCCCGGACGACCGCACCTTCCAGGCCGGACTACGCATGAACGAAGCGCGCGACTGGGCCGGCTTCACCGCGGCGCTGCGCGACTTCCATTCGCCGCAGCAGAACATTGTCTATGCCGATGTCGACGGCAACATCGGCTTCTATGCGCCCGGACGCGTGCCGCTGCGCCGTGCCGACAACGACCTCAAGGGGCTGGCTCCGGCGCCCGGCTGGGATGCGCGCTACGACTGGACCGGCTTTATTCCGTTCGAGGCACTGCCGCACCGCTACAACCCGGCCGACGGCGTGATCGTGACGGCCAACCAGCGCATCGTTGCGCCGGACTACCCGTACTTCATCACCAGCGAATGGACCGTGCCGTATCGCTTTGACCGGATCCAGTCGCTGCTGGCGGCCACGCCCAGGCACAGCTTCGACAGCTTTGCGGCGATCCAGAAAGACGTAGTCTCGCTGGCCGTGCGCGATGCCTTGCCGCTGCTGCTGGCCGCGCCCGTCGGCCGGGACGCAGCGCGGCCCGAGCGCGAACGCGCCTTGCTGGAAGCGCTGCGCAAGTGGGACGGCACCATGGACCCGGCGCGCGCCGAGCCGCTGGTGGTCACCGCTTGGCTGCGCGAGCTGTCGCGGCGGCTGTTCGAGGAGAAAGCGGGCGAGGCGATTTTTGTCCGCCTGTGGGAGCAGCGTAACGTCCAGCAGCCCATGCTCAACATCCTGCGCGATCCGCGCACACTGGGCGCGTTCTGGTGCGACCGACAGCATACGCGCCCGGCCGAGACCTGCGACGACGCCATCGCAGACGCCTGGACCCAGGCCATGGCGGACCTGTCGCGCCGCTACGGCGACGACGCCGCCCGCTGGCGCTGGGGCGAGGCGCACACGGCCCGCTCCGAGCACAAGCCCTTCGGCAAGATCGCGCACCTGTCGCCGCTGTTCAACCTGCGCGTGCCGACCGGCGGCGATACCTATACGGTCAATGTCGGCCGGCATAACCTGCGCGACGACAAGGCGCCGTTCGAGAACACCCACGCGGCCAGCGTGCGTGCGCTCTATGACCTGGCGAACCTGGAGGCGTCGCGGTTCATGGACTCCACCGGGCAGTCAGGCAACGCGCTGTTGCCGCGCTACCGCGACTGGACCGGAAAATGGGCGGCGGTCGAGTACGTGACCATCCCGCCCGTGCCATCGCTGCCGCAGCAGGCTGCGCCGGATACGCTGATCCTGGTGCCGGCTGCGAAAAAATAG
- a CDS encoding aldehyde dehydrogenase family protein, protein MQQRDKLFINGKWVAPHGNGKIDVIHSATEAVMGTIPEGSARDAEDAIQAARAAFDGWSATPPAVRAGYIAKIAEGLKARSEELAQLIAGEVGMPIKLARAIQVGGPVYNWGQAAKLLDGFRFEEEVGNSLVVREPVGVVGAITPWNYPLNQITLKVAPALAAGCTVVLKPSEVAPLNAFVLAEVIEAAGLPPGVFNLVTGYGPVVGEVLASHPEVDMVSFTGSTRAGKRVSELGSQTVKRVALELGGKSASVILDDADLPSAVKGTINACFLNSGQTCSAHTRMLVPRARYDEVKAIAQKVVAGFTVGDPLQETSKLGPLISAVQKDRVTGYIRRGLDEGAELVAGGPDTPEGLDKGFYVKPTVLGNVEPRATVAQEEIFGPVLSIICYDTEEDAVRIANDSIYGLGGGVWSGDEARAIRVARRIRTGQVDINGGPFNMQAPFGGYKQSGNGREAGKYGLEEFLEYKSLQLKKPAA, encoded by the coding sequence ATGCAACAACGAGACAAACTCTTTATTAACGGCAAGTGGGTCGCTCCCCACGGCAACGGCAAGATCGACGTCATCCACTCCGCCACCGAGGCGGTGATGGGCACCATCCCCGAAGGCTCGGCGCGCGACGCCGAGGATGCCATCCAGGCGGCCCGCGCGGCCTTCGACGGCTGGTCGGCCACGCCGCCGGCGGTGCGTGCCGGCTATATCGCCAAGATCGCCGAAGGCCTAAAGGCGCGCAGCGAAGAGCTGGCCCAGCTGATTGCCGGCGAAGTCGGCATGCCGATCAAGCTGGCGCGCGCGATCCAGGTGGGCGGCCCGGTCTACAACTGGGGCCAGGCCGCCAAGCTGCTGGACGGTTTCCGCTTCGAGGAAGAGGTCGGCAACTCCCTGGTGGTGCGCGAGCCCGTGGGCGTGGTGGGTGCCATTACTCCGTGGAACTACCCGCTCAACCAGATCACGCTGAAAGTGGCGCCGGCCCTGGCCGCCGGCTGCACCGTGGTGCTCAAGCCCTCCGAGGTGGCGCCGCTCAATGCCTTCGTGCTGGCCGAGGTGATCGAGGCCGCCGGCCTGCCGCCGGGCGTGTTCAACCTGGTGACCGGCTATGGCCCGGTGGTGGGCGAGGTGCTGGCCAGCCATCCGGAAGTCGACATGGTGTCGTTCACGGGTTCGACCCGCGCCGGCAAGCGCGTCTCGGAACTGGGCTCGCAGACCGTCAAGCGCGTGGCGCTGGAGCTGGGCGGCAAGTCCGCTTCGGTGATCCTGGACGACGCCGACCTGCCGTCGGCGGTGAAGGGCACCATCAATGCCTGCTTCCTGAATTCCGGCCAGACCTGTTCGGCGCATACCCGCATGCTGGTGCCGCGGGCCCGTTACGATGAAGTGAAGGCGATCGCGCAGAAGGTGGTCGCGGGCTTTACCGTGGGCGATCCGCTGCAGGAAACCAGCAAGCTGGGACCGCTGATTTCCGCGGTGCAGAAGGACCGTGTGACCGGCTATATCCGCCGGGGCCTGGACGAGGGTGCCGAACTGGTGGCTGGCGGTCCGGACACCCCGGAAGGGCTGGACAAGGGCTTCTACGTCAAGCCGACCGTGCTCGGCAACGTGGAGCCGCGTGCCACCGTGGCGCAGGAAGAGATCTTCGGGCCGGTGCTGTCGATCATCTGCTATGACACCGAGGAAGACGCGGTGCGCATCGCCAATGACAGCATCTATGGCCTGGGCGGCGGGGTCTGGTCCGGTGACGAGGCACGCGCGATCCGCGTGGCGCGCCGTATCCGCACCGGCCAGGTCGATATCAACGGCGGTCCGTTCAATATGCAGGCGCCGTTCGGCGGCTACAAGCAGTCCGGCAACGGGCGCGAAGCGGGCAAGTACGGCCTGGAGGAATTCCTGGAGTACAAGTCGCTGCAGCTGAAGAAGCCGGCAGCCTGA